The Latilactobacillus sakei subsp. sakei DSM 20017 = JCM 1157 genome includes a window with the following:
- a CDS encoding PhoH family protein — protein sequence MGAHDHFLKIIEESLTVELIAFDDHITIRGTQPGLRQATAVLESLVALLQHGVILKETDVVSATKMALKGTLNQFEALYTEPLINDRKGQPIRVKTFGQRQYIDAIRHNDVTFGIGPAGTGKTFLAVVMAIAALKKGTVERIILTRPAVEAGESLGFLPGDLKEKVDPYLRPIYDALYAVLGKEYTERLMDRGVIEIAPLAYMRGRTLEEAFVILDEAQNTTPAQMKMFLTRLGFNSKMIVNGDISQIDLPNKTQSGLVQAEQILRDIPKISFVQFSAEDVVRHPVVARIINAYAAMDKTRK from the coding sequence ATGGGTGCACACGATCACTTTTTAAAAATCATTGAAGAAAGTCTAACCGTTGAATTGATTGCGTTTGATGATCATATTACGATTCGGGGGACTCAGCCGGGGTTAAGACAAGCAACCGCGGTTTTAGAGAGTTTAGTCGCGTTATTACAACACGGTGTGATCCTCAAGGAGACAGACGTGGTCAGTGCGACGAAAATGGCGCTCAAAGGGACGTTAAATCAATTTGAGGCCCTTTATACTGAACCGCTCATCAATGACCGCAAAGGCCAACCAATTCGTGTTAAGACGTTTGGACAACGGCAATATATCGATGCAATTCGCCACAATGATGTGACGTTTGGGATTGGGCCTGCCGGAACCGGTAAAACGTTCTTAGCAGTCGTCATGGCGATTGCTGCTTTGAAAAAAGGAACGGTTGAACGCATTATTTTAACACGCCCAGCTGTTGAAGCTGGTGAAAGTCTCGGCTTTTTACCAGGTGATCTAAAAGAAAAGGTCGATCCTTATTTACGGCCCATTTACGACGCGCTTTATGCGGTATTGGGTAAGGAATATACGGAACGACTAATGGACCGTGGGGTCATTGAAATTGCGCCACTTGCGTATATGCGGGGCCGGACGCTGGAAGAAGCTTTCGTTATTTTAGATGAGGCCCAAAATACGACACCTGCTCAGATGAAGATGTTTTTAACGCGGTTAGGTTTTAATTCTAAAATGATTGTTAATGGTGATATCAGCCAAATTGATTTACCTAATAAAACCCAGAGTGGGTTAGTACAAGCGGAACAAATTTTGCGCGACATTCCTAAAATTAGCTTTGTGCAATTTAGTGCGGAAGATGTTGTTCGGCACCCAGTTGTCGCGAGAATTATTAATGCCTATGCGGCAATGGATAAGACGAGAAAGTAG
- a CDS encoding GatB/YqeY domain-containing protein, translating into MSLLEQLSSDLKTAMKAKDKLRLTVIRSLKTALTNAKISAGQDLSSDEELSVLSSQVKQRKDSLAEFEKGDRADLAEQTKAEIEIVQAYLPEQLDEAAVIVIVDEAMQATGATGKADFGKVMQYVMPKVKGRADGAMVNQVVKSKLS; encoded by the coding sequence ATGAGTTTACTTGAACAATTAAGTTCTGATTTGAAAACGGCGATGAAGGCCAAGGATAAGTTGCGACTAACAGTTATTCGGAGTTTAAAGACCGCTTTAACTAACGCAAAAATTAGTGCAGGGCAAGACTTATCTTCTGACGAAGAACTAAGTGTATTATCATCACAAGTTAAGCAACGTAAGGATTCTTTAGCTGAGTTTGAAAAGGGCGATCGTGCAGATCTCGCTGAACAAACAAAAGCAGAAATTGAAATCGTACAAGCTTATTTACCAGAACAGCTGGATGAAGCCGCTGTGATTGTAATTGTTGATGAAGCAATGCAGGCAACAGGAGCGACAGGCAAGGCTGACTTTGGTAAGGTGATGCAATATGTAATGCCTAAGGTCAAAGGACGAGCTGATGGCGCAATGGTCAATCAAGTCGTTAAATCAAAATTGAGTTAA
- the rpsU gene encoding 30S ribosomal protein S21, producing the protein MGKTVVRSNESLDDALRRFKRSVSKAGTIQEYRKREFYEKPSVKRKLKSEAARKRKKF; encoded by the coding sequence ATGGGCAAGACAGTCGTTCGCAGTAACGAATCTCTAGATGATGCTCTTCGTCGCTTCAAGCGTTCCGTATCAAAAGCTGGTACAATACAAGAATATCGTAAACGTGAATTTTACGAGAAACCAAGTGTAAAACGTAAGTTGAAATCAGAAGCAGCAAGAAAACGTAAGAAATTCTAA
- a CDS encoding pyruvate, water dikinase regulatory protein, translated as MSQSTPLTVFVLSDSVGQTALQLAQAALAQYPNIKPDIIRFPFVHSVDKLTDVLSKAVPGETIVVHTLATTGLSEIAQNYCDAKKIASFDMMSPLSKLITAQTGLAPSGEAGALHHLNERYFDRISAMEFAVMYDDGKDSHGFLEADIVLLGVSRTSKTPLSLFLANRNIKVANLPIVPQAHIPDEIWHVDPKKIIGLMNTPEVLNNIRRERMIAYGLNPDTTYSDMDEIKAELDFAQDLYDKIGCQVINVANRSIEETAAIILEQTGLDFASSSTDHVN; from the coding sequence ATGTCACAGTCTACCCCCTTAACGGTTTTTGTCCTCTCAGATTCAGTTGGCCAAACCGCTTTACAACTTGCGCAAGCAGCCTTAGCGCAATATCCAAACATTAAACCCGATATTATTCGTTTTCCATTTGTGCATTCCGTTGATAAATTAACTGACGTTTTAAGCAAGGCTGTTCCGGGAGAAACAATTGTTGTGCATACATTAGCCACAACAGGCCTTTCAGAAATTGCTCAAAATTATTGTGACGCTAAAAAAATTGCGTCATTTGATATGATGAGCCCACTTTCTAAATTAATTACGGCTCAAACAGGTTTGGCCCCATCAGGTGAAGCCGGCGCACTCCATCATTTAAACGAGCGCTACTTTGACCGGATTTCAGCAATGGAATTTGCTGTAATGTACGATGATGGTAAAGATTCCCATGGCTTCTTAGAGGCAGACATCGTCTTATTAGGGGTCTCTCGGACCTCTAAAACGCCACTGTCGCTGTTTTTAGCAAACCGGAACATCAAGGTTGCCAATTTGCCAATCGTGCCACAGGCGCACATTCCAGACGAAATATGGCATGTTGATCCTAAGAAGATTATCGGCTTAATGAATACACCGGAAGTTTTAAATAATATTCGTCGTGAACGGATGATTGCCTATGGCTTAAATCCTGACACAACCTATTCCGATATGGATGAAATTAAAGCCGAATTAGACTTCGCACAAGATTTATATGACAAAATTGGTTGCCAAGTCATCAACGTCGCCAACCGCTCAATCGAAGAAACAGCGGCTATCATTCTCGAACAAACTGGCTTAGATTTTGCAAGTAGCTCGACAGATCACGTTAATTAA
- a CDS encoding nitroreductase, with product MEFNDVINNRKSIRSFDPHKTVSDELIKKIITSAQRTPSWTNSQPWRVYVATGGTLASIKADHLERTQNKVKGNSDLAVIHRVDWGQAMAENSRVWNAEISDYLGEEGLAAFSDLQMHLFNAPAVIYLTVERKVSPWMIYDMGAFSQSILLAAANEQVDTIPAYETAKYPDAIRKIVGIPDNEVIIGGIAMGYRSDGMINQFHAKRSPLDHFLTIKH from the coding sequence ATGGAATTCAACGATGTTATTAATAACAGAAAGTCAATCCGCTCGTTTGATCCTCACAAAACAGTATCAGATGAATTAATTAAAAAAATCATTACCTCAGCACAACGCACACCATCATGGACGAATTCACAACCTTGGCGAGTTTACGTGGCAACTGGTGGAACACTTGCTAGTATCAAAGCAGATCACCTTGAACGGACGCAAAATAAGGTTAAGGGCAATTCTGATTTAGCAGTGATTCATCGTGTTGATTGGGGTCAGGCGATGGCTGAAAATAGTCGGGTATGGAATGCTGAAATCAGTGATTATTTGGGCGAAGAAGGTTTGGCAGCATTTAGCGATTTACAAATGCATCTTTTTAACGCACCGGCCGTTATCTATTTGACGGTTGAACGCAAAGTTTCACCGTGGATGATTTATGACATGGGCGCTTTTAGCCAGTCGATTTTACTGGCGGCGGCTAATGAACAGGTAGACACAATTCCGGCTTACGAAACAGCTAAATATCCGGATGCAATTCGCAAAATCGTGGGTATTCCAGACAATGAAGTAATTATTGGCGGCATTGCGATGGGTTATCGCAGCGACGGGATGATTAACCAATTCCACGCTAAACGAAGCCCACTGGATCATTTCTTGACGATTAAACATTAA
- a CDS encoding DUF2207 domain-containing protein: protein MRLKRSRYLWLALMVLPVLLLLVKPVQAADTYDISRYHVQVNVQKDGSALVEQKMNFDIQDDINGIYLNQNLQTTVGEPKKLVQPQVAVNGRTFQASQSETAGTYSLTDDDLKYRFKLYQPATEDDRLAVTLKYQLQNLIINYQDTAELNWKVIGDAWDSSLGDVQVTIQLPTTLKQSELKSWTHGDLDGQQIVDPAKGRVTIEMTNNPANQFVESHLIFPTSVTPTNPNRVAKKQRATIIAQEAKRAEEANQARQAQQRRYWVLSVIAVVLAPVLLLVVWYRVKRALPRMHYQGHAPEHVYDLPDDNGPAVIRYLLALPMTEKAKEESLSATILDLVARKNLTIEVQTPEKQVFRKAKPQFTLTLLNRNRLSRSEQKLVTWLFDVIGNGQQVSLFEIEKYPKRHSKKVFNQHYRGWQMAVEDEANQSGWLRDRVFAVATSLNYWLIGLGTLTVILMLAALIEVVAWWTILPMLIVFLLTGWQRLRLQLWTQHGYEKRGEWLGFKQMLKDISTLDMANVPDVMLWDRYLSFATAFGVADKVFKALKIKLTPEQLQTMPLGYYYYYGYTGGLNIGQSFTSALSSSVNSAVSAANPTSVSGGSGGFSGGSSGGFGGGSGGGTF, encoded by the coding sequence ATGAGATTGAAACGTTCTCGCTATCTTTGGCTAGCGCTAATGGTTTTACCAGTATTGTTATTGCTGGTCAAACCGGTGCAAGCAGCCGATACGTATGATATTAGTCGCTATCACGTTCAGGTTAACGTCCAAAAAGACGGTAGCGCACTAGTAGAACAAAAAATGAATTTTGATATTCAAGATGATATCAACGGTATTTATCTCAATCAAAATTTACAAACAACCGTTGGTGAGCCTAAAAAGTTGGTGCAGCCACAAGTGGCCGTTAATGGCCGGACTTTCCAAGCGAGTCAATCCGAGACGGCGGGGACGTATTCGCTAACAGATGATGATCTAAAGTATCGTTTCAAGCTCTACCAACCAGCGACAGAAGATGATCGGTTAGCAGTCACTTTGAAATATCAGTTACAAAATCTGATTATTAATTATCAAGATACTGCGGAATTAAACTGGAAAGTAATTGGGGATGCCTGGGACAGCAGTTTGGGCGATGTTCAAGTCACGATTCAATTACCAACAACCCTGAAACAATCTGAATTAAAGTCGTGGACACACGGCGATTTAGATGGGCAACAGATTGTTGATCCGGCAAAAGGGCGGGTTACCATCGAAATGACGAATAATCCGGCCAATCAATTTGTTGAATCCCATCTTATTTTCCCAACTTCAGTTACCCCAACTAACCCCAATCGGGTGGCTAAAAAGCAACGGGCAACCATTATCGCGCAAGAAGCGAAACGGGCTGAAGAAGCCAATCAAGCACGTCAGGCGCAACAACGGCGGTATTGGGTACTTTCGGTGATTGCAGTGGTCTTAGCGCCAGTCTTATTGTTAGTGGTTTGGTATCGGGTTAAACGGGCATTACCACGAATGCATTATCAGGGTCATGCGCCAGAACACGTCTACGACCTACCAGATGATAATGGTCCAGCCGTTATTCGTTATCTATTAGCACTACCAATGACGGAAAAAGCAAAGGAAGAAAGCTTATCAGCTACCATTTTAGATTTGGTAGCCCGTAAAAACCTGACAATCGAGGTCCAAACACCTGAAAAACAGGTTTTTAGAAAAGCAAAACCACAATTTACGTTAACTTTATTAAATCGCAATCGATTATCACGTTCTGAGCAAAAATTAGTGACCTGGTTATTCGATGTCATTGGTAACGGACAACAGGTTAGCCTTTTTGAAATTGAAAAATATCCGAAACGTCATAGCAAAAAAGTCTTTAATCAACATTATCGCGGTTGGCAAATGGCGGTTGAAGATGAAGCGAACCAAAGTGGTTGGCTACGGGACCGTGTTTTTGCCGTTGCAACCAGTTTAAATTACTGGTTGATAGGACTTGGTACACTAACCGTGATTTTAATGTTAGCAGCGTTAATCGAAGTCGTCGCTTGGTGGACGATTTTACCAATGTTGATAGTCTTTCTCCTAACGGGCTGGCAGAGGCTACGATTGCAATTATGGACGCAACACGGTTATGAAAAACGGGGCGAGTGGTTAGGCTTTAAACAGATGTTGAAAGATATTTCGACGCTCGATATGGCCAATGTGCCGGATGTCATGTTGTGGGATCGTTATCTGAGTTTTGCAACGGCATTCGGAGTAGCCGATAAAGTGTTTAAAGCGTTGAAGATTAAATTGACTCCTGAGCAACTCCAAACAATGCCATTAGGTTATTATTATTACTACGGCTATACTGGCGGTCTCAATATTGGTCAATCCTTTACAAGTGCCCTTAGTAGTAGTGTGAATAGTGCGGTGAGTGCTGCTAATCCAACCAGTGTCAGTGGTGGCTCTGGCGGATTCTCCGGAGGTTCATCAGGTGGTTTTGGTGGCGGTTCCGGCGGTGGTACATTCTAG
- a CDS encoding deoxyribonuclease IV gives MLLGSHVSMKGKEMLLGSAQQAAEFGANTFMIYTGAPQNTRRKPIEELNIQAAQKLIAAKNLGPIVVHAPYIVNLGNTVKPENFKFAIEFLQQEVIRAEALGASQIVLHPGAHVGAGADAGIQQIIKGLNEVLRPDQTAQIALETMAGKGTEVGRRFEEIAQMIDGVTLNDKLSVTFDTCHTSDAGYNIREDFDGVLNEFDHIIGLDRLKVIHLNDSKNPQGAHKDRHANIGFGEIGFDALHGVVTHPQLVDVPKIMETPYVGEDKKHNFAPYAYEIAMLKKGEFDPELLTKIEQNEGRL, from the coding sequence ATGTTATTAGGTAGTCACGTTAGTATGAAGGGCAAAGAAATGCTGTTAGGTTCAGCGCAACAGGCGGCTGAGTTTGGGGCAAACACATTCATGATTTATACCGGGGCACCTCAAAATACCCGGCGTAAACCAATTGAAGAGTTGAATATTCAAGCAGCACAAAAATTAATTGCAGCCAAAAACTTAGGCCCGATTGTCGTGCATGCGCCTTATATTGTTAACTTAGGCAATACAGTGAAACCAGAAAACTTTAAATTCGCAATTGAATTTTTACAACAAGAAGTCATTCGAGCTGAAGCGCTAGGCGCAAGCCAAATCGTTTTACATCCGGGTGCACATGTTGGTGCAGGCGCAGACGCTGGTATTCAACAAATTATTAAAGGGTTAAATGAAGTTTTACGACCAGATCAAACGGCTCAAATTGCCTTGGAAACAATGGCTGGCAAAGGAACAGAAGTTGGCCGTCGTTTTGAAGAAATCGCTCAGATGATTGACGGCGTAACGTTGAATGATAAGTTGTCCGTGACGTTTGATACTTGTCATACCAGTGATGCGGGTTACAATATTCGCGAGGATTTTGACGGCGTTTTAAACGAATTTGATCATATTATCGGTTTGGACCGACTTAAGGTGATCCATTTGAACGACTCTAAGAATCCACAAGGGGCGCATAAAGATCGACATGCCAATATCGGATTTGGCGAAATTGGTTTTGATGCCTTACACGGTGTTGTGACCCATCCACAGCTTGTTGATGTCCCTAAAATTATGGAAACACCATACGTTGGTGAGGATAAGAAACATAATTTTGCACCATATGCATACGAAATTGCGATGCTCAAAAAGGGCGAATTTGACCCAGAATTATTAACGAAGATTGAGCAGAATGAAGGTCGATTATGA
- a CDS encoding YitT family protein, whose translation MAKVSAAILYGICVSIALNFFWEEGGVYASGITGFAQFIHTVTAKFMPFLPFPLSTSLMLFLLNVPLFVLAWFKIGHHFTIYTFIAVIFSSLMVQIMPLTQLTDNPIICAIFGAVINGFGTGMALKNDISTGGLDIIGIVLRKKTGRSVGTINIIFNVALVFAAGFIFGWEHALYSILSIFVNGKVIDMVYTRQQKMQVMIITDNPKVVIQMIQDEMRRGITIVHDVEGAYNREEKTMLFTVISRFEMHDLEMVMKEADDHAFVSITEAVKILGHFYEPKIK comes from the coding sequence ATGGCCAAAGTTTCGGCGGCTATCTTATATGGGATTTGTGTGTCAATTGCATTGAACTTTTTCTGGGAAGAAGGCGGCGTGTACGCCTCGGGCATTACCGGGTTCGCGCAATTTATTCATACCGTGACGGCGAAGTTTATGCCGTTTCTACCATTCCCATTATCAACTTCCTTGATGTTATTCTTGCTAAACGTACCGCTTTTTGTTTTAGCTTGGTTTAAAATTGGGCATCACTTTACAATTTATACGTTTATCGCTGTTATTTTTTCAAGTTTAATGGTCCAAATTATGCCGCTGACCCAATTGACGGACAATCCAATTATCTGTGCGATTTTTGGGGCCGTTATTAACGGTTTTGGGACCGGGATGGCCTTGAAAAATGATATCTCAACCGGTGGGTTAGATATTATCGGAATTGTTCTTCGGAAGAAGACCGGGCGTTCTGTTGGGACCATCAATATTATTTTCAACGTTGCGTTAGTCTTTGCGGCTGGCTTTATCTTTGGCTGGGAACATGCTTTATATAGTATCTTGAGCATCTTCGTCAATGGTAAGGTCATCGATATGGTCTATACGCGTCAACAAAAGATGCAAGTGATGATCATTACGGACAATCCTAAAGTCGTGATTCAAATGATTCAAGACGAGATGCGTCGCGGGATTACGATTGTGCACGACGTTGAAGGGGCTTATAACCGCGAAGAAAAAACGATGTTATTCACCGTTATCTCACGCTTTGAAATGCATGACCTTGAGATGGTCATGAAAGAAGCCGATGATCACGCTTTTGTCAGCATTACAGAAGCGGTCAAGATTCTGGGACATTTCTACGAACCGAAAATTAAATAA
- the msrA gene encoding peptide-methionine (S)-S-oxide reductase MsrA, producing the protein MATETAIFAGGCFWCMVHPFDQQPGIIKVVSGYTGGHVANPTYEQVCSHTTGHTEAVEITFDPAVISYAELVEIYWRQTDPTDAMGQFQDRGDSYRPVIFVNSDQQRAIAEASKEKLIASGRFNEPIVTQIEAAKPFYPAEEYHQDFYKKEPWRAELGEVKRKAFIRAKWSD; encoded by the coding sequence ATGGCAACTGAAACAGCAATTTTTGCAGGTGGGTGTTTCTGGTGTATGGTCCATCCGTTCGATCAACAACCAGGGATTATTAAAGTGGTCTCTGGCTACACTGGCGGGCACGTCGCTAATCCAACCTACGAACAAGTTTGTTCCCATACAACCGGGCATACAGAAGCGGTTGAGATTACGTTTGATCCCGCAGTGATTTCGTATGCTGAACTAGTCGAAATCTATTGGCGCCAAACAGATCCAACAGATGCGATGGGGCAATTCCAAGACCGAGGCGATAGTTATCGGCCAGTGATTTTTGTTAATTCAGATCAACAACGGGCAATTGCCGAAGCATCCAAAGAAAAATTGATTGCTAGCGGTCGATTTAATGAACCAATCGTGACACAAATCGAAGCAGCTAAACCATTTTATCCTGCTGAAGAGTACCATCAAGATTTCTATAAAAAGGAACCCTGGCGAGCAGAATTAGGAGAAGTCAAGCGAAAAGCCTTCATTCGAGCAAAATGGTCGGATTAA
- the msrB gene encoding peptide-methionine (R)-S-oxide reductase MsrB, with amino-acid sequence MSDDLRQQLTPEQYAVTQENATEMPFSGEYDEFDQPGIYVDVVSHEPLFSSLDKYDAGCGWPSFTRPIVKLNEKRDQTHGMERVEVRSQNADSHLGHVFTDGPQEQGGLRYCINSAALKFISKDDLKAAGYGEYLALFEKEGQ; translated from the coding sequence ATGAGCGATGATTTACGACAACAGTTAACACCAGAGCAGTATGCGGTGACACAGGAGAATGCAACTGAGATGCCATTTAGTGGCGAGTACGATGAATTTGATCAACCAGGTATCTACGTTGATGTTGTCAGTCATGAGCCGCTATTTAGTTCCTTAGATAAATATGACGCTGGATGTGGTTGGCCCTCATTTACGCGACCCATTGTTAAGTTAAATGAAAAACGAGATCAAACACACGGGATGGAACGTGTTGAAGTTCGTAGTCAAAACGCCGATTCGCATTTAGGTCACGTTTTTACGGACGGTCCGCAAGAACAAGGTGGTTTGCGCTATTGTATTAATTCAGCAGCCTTAAAGTTTATTTCCAAAGATGACTTAAAAGCTGCAGGGTATGGCGAATATCTCGCGTTATTTGAAAAGGAGGGTCAATAA
- the aspS gene encoding aspartate--tRNA ligase produces MKTRTTYSGLVDETFVGQTVTLHGWVQKRRSLGNLIFVDLRDREGLVQLVFNQDNADILTLANTLRNEYVIEVTGTVQARDEAAINPDMKTGKVEVIVSELTILNEAKNLPFEIKDGITTSEETKLKYRYLDLRRPEMQQAIIRRSQITQAAHKYLDNNGFLNIETPDLTRSTPEGARDYLVPSRVYPGSFYALPQSPQVFKQLLMDAGFDRYYQMARCFRDEDLRGDRQPEFTQIDVETSFMSAEEIQDQAEGIIKQVMKDVMHIDVPTPFKRMKWQEAMDRYGSDKPDIRFDLEIQDLTEMMKTSSFKVFSDTANSGNLVRAIVVPEGAAKYSRKMLDEQTEYIKRYGAKGMAWVKVVDGELTGPAAKFLKEQEAELLSALSAKDGDLVLFVADKFQVVCDSLGYLRKHFAHDMGLVDESQFAYLWVVDWPLFEYDEGFGRWIAAHHPFTRPNDSDVDLLETDPHKAHAQSYDIILNGYELGGGSLRIYRRDIQERMFKALGISPETYEEQFGHLLSAMDYGFPPHGGFAIGLDRFAMLLAGRDNIRDVIAFPKNSHASEPMTNAPSRVAPAQLDELGLEVEPEVEKD; encoded by the coding sequence ATGAAAACAAGAACAACTTACAGTGGTTTAGTTGATGAAACATTTGTTGGTCAAACAGTCACATTACATGGCTGGGTTCAAAAACGCCGGAGTTTAGGTAATTTAATCTTCGTTGATTTACGTGATCGTGAAGGCTTAGTGCAATTAGTCTTTAACCAAGATAATGCTGATATCTTAACGCTTGCTAACACTTTACGTAACGAATACGTTATTGAAGTGACTGGGACGGTGCAAGCCCGTGATGAAGCGGCTATTAACCCAGATATGAAGACTGGTAAAGTAGAAGTCATCGTGAGTGAATTAACGATTTTAAACGAAGCTAAAAACTTACCTTTTGAAATCAAAGATGGCATCACAACTTCTGAAGAAACAAAATTAAAGTATCGCTACCTTGATTTACGTCGGCCAGAAATGCAACAAGCAATTATTCGCCGTTCACAAATTACACAAGCAGCCCACAAATATTTAGACAATAATGGTTTCTTAAACATTGAAACACCTGATTTAACACGTTCAACACCAGAAGGCGCTCGTGATTACTTAGTGCCATCTCGTGTTTATCCTGGTAGTTTCTATGCCTTGCCACAATCACCACAAGTCTTCAAACAACTTTTGATGGATGCTGGCTTTGATCGTTACTACCAAATGGCCCGTTGTTTCCGTGATGAAGATTTACGTGGCGATCGTCAACCAGAATTTACACAAATCGATGTTGAAACATCATTTATGAGTGCCGAAGAAATTCAAGACCAAGCAGAAGGTATTATCAAACAAGTGATGAAAGATGTCATGCATATTGATGTCCCAACACCATTCAAACGAATGAAATGGCAAGAAGCAATGGATCGTTACGGTTCAGATAAACCTGATATCCGTTTTGATCTTGAAATCCAAGACTTAACTGAAATGATGAAAACAAGCTCTTTTAAGGTCTTCAGTGACACTGCCAATAGTGGCAATCTGGTTCGTGCAATTGTGGTCCCAGAAGGTGCTGCTAAGTACTCACGGAAGATGTTGGACGAACAAACAGAATATATCAAACGTTACGGTGCTAAAGGGATGGCCTGGGTCAAAGTTGTTGATGGCGAATTAACAGGACCAGCTGCCAAATTCTTAAAAGAACAAGAAGCTGAATTGCTTAGTGCCCTATCAGCAAAAGATGGCGATTTAGTGCTCTTTGTAGCTGATAAGTTCCAAGTAGTCTGCGATAGCTTAGGCTACTTACGGAAACACTTTGCACATGACATGGGCTTAGTGGATGAATCACAATTTGCTTACCTTTGGGTTGTTGATTGGCCATTATTTGAATATGATGAAGGCTTTGGTCGTTGGATTGCAGCACATCATCCATTCACACGTCCAAACGATAGCGATGTTGATTTATTGGAAACTGATCCTCATAAAGCACATGCGCAATCATATGACATTATCTTAAATGGTTACGAATTAGGTGGCGGTTCACTCCGTATCTACCGACGTGATATCCAAGAAAGAATGTTCAAAGCACTTGGTATCAGTCCAGAAACTTATGAAGAACAATTTGGTCACTTATTAAGTGCCATGGATTATGGTTTCCCACCACATGGTGGCTTTGCCATTGGCCTTGATCGTTTTGCAATGTTACTCGCAGGCCGCGATAACATTCGTGACGTAATTGCCTTCCCTAAAAACTCACATGCTTCAGAACCAATGACGAATGCACCTAGTCGTGTTGCACCAGCACAATTAGATGAACTCGGCTTAGAAGTTGAACCAGAGGTTGAAAAGGATTAA